A single window of Macrobrachium nipponense isolate FS-2020 chromosome 31, ASM1510439v2, whole genome shotgun sequence DNA harbors:
- the LOC135206704 gene encoding LOW QUALITY PROTEIN: uncharacterized protein LOC135206704 (The sequence of the model RefSeq protein was modified relative to this genomic sequence to represent the inferred CDS: deleted 1 base in 1 codon) produces MKISIRMNLLVLMALAVISTHAQSDRRRFLFGSRGRLSPSNRLTTEGGVATTTPLPEEKAATARGKVRLPPRRPSLRFGVRPQHEDNEEKATVTEETVPVTTPTPVQEKKPEPEVLTKPIPGEEFVAFRASPQRSEESVITVEDGELIHVGLENGQGSTDLVNMTELNAASVDDPLSDLDIASLGDILITPDEVLPLEVGEPVTEDVLLEYLDLTDGDVTTQLPEEFEVPVMTPSPFKNATALEPELETLISVVTSLPMQEVEGESMHVKHHMEFEHSHIGPENETAAVEQIAHSELSPELRYLETEPVAEQSTESFLEADYFADDALVSDLSLNATEEHLNTPVLETAPFKEVSQHNETNLANNETLIEVFANATDLIIDSEGQGSNIEILGANAPKDSQNPPVNDLYGKHFDEGDLGFGKGFNTDDKLLFPSETEQKVRSKIEIKEVNGQLYEYEYIYYYDDEYPQYDYEGEEVPGDADPLTVPADDTTSTTTTSTTTTTTTTTTPPPTTTTEATTTTQRSFRGSSRGSSRSQSHRPVVNDQEINVIDEPVRSTFGRSRGTASHSARLSSRTRGSFRSREEENIEDNTVLGVTVEEEKLPVQTRFPPRNPTTTPTPFPTREREPLFEETSQVGLNEQDQIPLIPEVTGAHSPHGRQSSRGGRKLSVEVTEPSTTTVSDLLAQEELTTEIIPTSTVSEAEISAANLYALSRVADPGEMGDATTQIPQAFDYDTEIPVNYDELIYDYDDTATESPSYLPEVGTEIPGSLTESEPAAEPEPEPEPSTEEPTTSTTTTTTTTTTTTTTTTTTPPPTTTEAIRSRGSFNSRNRGASRFGSRRENTRLSNTEASEEPNAESETSHGSRFKPSRFGASRFRSSSTTSASDVSESNSENSLVGESGTTESSPRRPVGTRSRFTRPSLGAKRPSSPTTEAESPKAARPETPRPKPNNRVNTRPGLFRNRFRNKGSTTADEVSTEPTVDVAEEQPIEEKVIDEVEGEVEISTESAVSPSQATAADTRIRGRPKPAIHRFGARGPVHTRKPQQQTSESDNQEVNANPADEEKASAPRASPPSPGRSRLTRPLASRLGNRLNPRLRGGAATEKTVAEEETVPAEEIHPDTPGLEEQIVENPVDQEADVPSPEESLSDNESSSPQPPARGPVGTRLRFRNRTPSKPTPTQKPTKAAATSASPPRRGGLSNLFRRRKPRPGSEPAEDPSATEGEVPAEENIQSDDTAAIEEQPAEGEPRSRRGRGSSRPSSSSTRRGRVCRASRGRGTGSSRGRGRSRRRRQAQILLLQQAQEQELDSQRVPVSP; encoded by the exons GATGAACTTGCTTGTGCTGATGGCATTAGCTGTCATCAGCACACACGCACAGAGCGACCGACGTCGCTTCCTGTTTGGGTCCCGCGGCCGACTGAGCCCCTCCAACCGTTTGACAACCGAGGGAGGTGTTGCCACGACCACTCCCCTTCCTGAGGAAAAGGCAGCAACAGCACGTGGCAAAGTTCGCCTTCCCCCGCGAAGGCCTAGTCTGCGGTTTGGAGTCCGTCCACAGCACGAAGACAACGAAGAAAAGGCAACCGTGACAGAGGAAACGGTACCTGTAACCACCCCTACACCTGTACAGGAGAAAAAGCCTGAGCCTGAAGTCCTAACCAAACCAATCCCTGGGGAAGAATTTGTAGCATTCCGGGCATCCCCCCAAAGATCTGAGGAGTCTGTAATAACTGTTGAAGATGGAGAACTCATTCATGTAGGATTAGAAAATGGCCAGGGTAGCACTGATTTGGTGAACATGACTGAGCTAAATGCAGCTTCTGTAGATGACCCTCTTTCTGACTTGGATATTGCTTCTCTTGGTGACATTTTGATCACTCCTGATGAAGTTTTACCACTTGAAGTTGGGGAACCAGTTACTGAGGATGTACTACTTGAGTATTTAGATCTGACTGATGGAGATGTAACTACCCAGCTACCTGAGGAATTTGAAGTGCCAGTTATGACTCCATCGCCTTTCAAGAATGCCACTGCTTTGGAGCCTGAACTAGAAACCTTGATATCAGTAGTAACAAGCCTTCCCATGCAAGAAGTAGAAGGGGAAAGTATGCACGTTAAGCATCACATGGAATTTGAACACAGTCATATTGGACCTGAAAATGAGACTGCTGCAGTAGAGCAAATTGCTCATTCTGAACTGTCACCAGAATTACGTTACCTTGAAACGGAACCTGTTGCAGAGCAATCTACTGAATCCTTTTTAGAAGCAGATTATTTTGCTGATGATGCACTAGTAAGTGACCTATCTTTAAATGCCACTGAAGAACACCTGAACACTCCGGTCTTAGAAACTGCTCCATTCAAAGAAGTATCACAGCACAATGAAACTAACTTAGCAAATAATGAGACTCTTATTGAAGTCTTTGCTAATGCTACAGACTTAATCATTGATTCAGAAGGACAAGGATCAAACATTGAGATTTTGGGTGCTAATGCTCCAAAAGACTCCCAGAACCCACCTGTAAATGACTTGTATGGCAAACATTTTGATGAAGGTGATTTAGGTTTTGGTAAGGGATTCAACACAGACGACAAACTTTTGTTCCCTTCGGAAACAGAGCAGAAAGTAAGAAGCAAGATTGAAATTAAGGAAGTCAATGGTCAGCTGTAcgagtatgaatatatatactactatgatGATGAATATCCTCAATATGATTATGAAGGGGAGGAGGTCCCTGGTGATGCAGACCCTCTTACAGTACCTGCTGATGACACTACTAGTACAACAACCACCAGTacaactaccactactactacaacaacCACTCCTCCTCCAACTACTACAACCGAAGCCACTACTACCACACAACGTTCATTCCGAGGTAGTTCCAGAGGTAGTAGCAGATCTCAAAGCCACCGGCCTGTTGTCAATGACCAAGAAATTAATGTTATTGATGAGCCAGTGAGGTCTACATTTGGAAGGTCCAGGGGTACTGCATCTCACTCTGCTCGTTTGTCA TCAAGGACCAGGGGTAGTTTCCGAtccagagaagaagaaaacattGAGGATAATACTGTTCTTGGTGTAACTgttgaagaagaaaaattaccaGTTCAGACACGTTTCCCACCTCGCAACCCAACAACCACTCCCACTCCATTTCCTACACGTGAACGTGAGCCTCTTTTCGAGGAAACGTCACAAGTTGGGCTCAATGAACAAGATCAGATTCCTTTGATTCCAGAAGTAACTGGAGCTCATTCTCCTCATGGAAGGCAATCAAGCCGAGGGGGTAGAAAGTTAAGTGTAGAAGTTACCGAACCTAGCACTACAACAGTGTCAGATTTATTAGCCCAAGAAGAATTAACAACTGAAATCATTCCTACATCCACAGTCTCAGAAGCTGAAATCAGTGCTGCCAACCTTTATGCTCTTTCTCGTGTAGCTGACCCTGGGGAGATGGGAGATGCCACAACACAAATTCCACAAGCATTTGATTATGACACTGAGATTCCTGTTAATTATGATGAGCTCATCTATGACTATGACGATACTGCAACAGAAAGTCCATCATACTTGCCGGAAGTAGGAACAGAAATTCCAGGATCTTTAACAGAATCTGAGCCAGCAGCTGAACCTGAACCTGAACCAGAACCTAGCACAGAAGAGCCTACTActtccactactactactaccactactactactactaccaccactacaACCACTACAACTCCACCACCTACCACTACTGAAGCTATTAGGTCACGTGGTAGTTTCAATTCTAGAAATCGTGGAGCTTCTCGATTTGGGTCAAGGAGAGAGAATACTAGATTATCTAACACAGAAGCTAGCGAAGAACCTAATGCAGAATCCGAAACTTCGCATGGCAGTCGTTTTAAACCCAGTCGCTTTGGAGCAAGTAGATTCAGAAGTAGCTCAACCACCTCTGCTTCTGATGTTAGTGAGTCCAATTCTGAAAATTCTCTTGTTGGTGAATCTGGAACAACTGAATCATCCCCAAGAAGGCCTGTAGGAACACGATCCCGATTTACCAGACCTAGTTTAGGTGCTAAACGGCCATCATCCCCAACAACTGAAGCTGAATCTCCTAAAGCTGCTCGGCCAGAGACTCCCAGACCAAAACCAAATAATAGGGTAAACACTAGACCTGGCCTCTTCAGAAATAGATTTAGAAATAAGGGAAGTACAACTGCCGATGAAGTTAGCACTGAACCAACTGTAGATGTTGCAGAAGAACAACCGATCGAGGAAAAAGTCATTGATGAGGTAGAAGGTGAAGTTGAGATCAGTACAGAGTCTGCTGTTTCCCCATCACAAGCTACTGCAGCTGACACAAGAATAAGAGGAAGGCCTAAGCCAGCAATACATCGCTTTGGTGCTCGTGGTCCTGTTCATACTAGAAAACCACAACAACAGACATCTGAAAGTGATAATCAGGAAGTAAATGCTAATCCTGCTGATGAAGAAAAGGCTTCAGCACCAAGGGCGTCGCCACCTTCTCCTGGTAGGAGCCGTCTGACAAGACCCTTAGCTTCTCGACTAGGTAATCGCCTCAATCCAAGACTTCGGGGTGGTGCTGCTACAGAGAAAACAGTAGCTGAGGAAGAAACTGTTCCTGCAGAGGAAATTCATCCTGATACCCCGGGCTTAGAGGAACAGATTGTTGAAAACCCCGTAGATCAGGAGGCTGATGTTCCATCACCCGAAGAAAGTTTGTCAGACAATGAAAGCAGTAGTCCACAGCCACCTGCCCGAGGACCAGTTGGTACGCGCTTACGGTTCCGAAATCGCACCCCATCAAAGCCTACTCCAACACAAAAACCCACAAAAGCAGCTGCAACATCTGCATCACCACCACGTCGTGGAGGACTTTCTAACTTGTTTAGACGTAGGAAACCCCGTCCTGGAAGTGAGCCTGCCGAAGATCCATCTGCAACAGAAGGAGAAGTCCCAGCTGAAGAAAATATTCAAAGTGACGATACTGCAGCGATAG AGGAACAGCCTGCAGAAGGTGAACCCCGAAGCCGCCGCGGACGAGGCAGCAGCCgacccagcagcagcagcacccgTCGAGGGAGAGTCTGCCGCGCCAGCAGAGGAAGAGGCACCGGCAGCAGCAGAGGAAGAGGCAGGTCAAGACGCCGGAGGCAGGCGCAGATTCTCCTTCTTCAACAGGCGCAAGAACAGGAACTAGATTCTCAAAGAGTGCCAGTGTCGCCCTGA